In one window of Drosophila mauritiana strain mau12 chromosome X, ASM438214v1, whole genome shotgun sequence DNA:
- the LOC117147765 gene encoding double-stranded RNA-specific editase 1-like isoform X2: MEGNLRPLAANNKPFVFGGIYNPNATVKPLIQMPLQAANVQEQQSPPVASYPTPATPVAVQQPSTPVPVQVPNSSVQQENPDEDAIASKLPLPVIIKEEPISVEDEPSVDIIEDNTSASTSASGIGGKIPFKKIFQKRKKSSERTRDKKLRQNRQLRKSMLPKNALMALNEVKGVTISDFTIVSNTDGGFTAVVTVNSNQYEGKGTSKMTAKNAACEKAWRDFIIAKMTPKPPRIHQVEIGAEPIDTKEDEADAPDDDLPMLNLASFAIYKLFAEWEREGYVVPEMHASANAAQPAREDAGTPVPAAPKELKKPPVRTELPSGWETMHPATILCIMRPELNYVNYGSSGDNDTNGMQHLGITVDNQEFHAHGRSKKIARRNVAVKVCNSLFGTNFTYDDTT; the protein is encoded by the exons ATGGAGGGAAATCTTCGTCCACTCGCGGCAAACAACAAGCCATTTGTCTTTGGAGGCATTTAC AATCCCAATGCCACCGTCAAGCCTTTGATCCAAATGCCGTTGCAGGCCGCCAATGTCCAGGAGCAGCAGTCTCCTCCGGTGGCTTCATATCCGACACCGGCCACTCCGGTGGCTGTTCAGCAGCCATCGACTCCTGTCCCCGTTCAAGTGCCGAACTCGTCCGTCCAGCAGGAAAATCCGGATGAGGACGCCATCGCCTCGAAGCTGCCCTTGCCAGTTATCATCAAGGAGGAGCCGATCTCTGTCGAAGATGAACCGTCCGTCGACATTATAGAGGACAATACCAGTGCCAGTACCAGTGCCAGCGGCATCGGGGGCAAGATCCCATTTAAAAAGATCTTCCAAAAGCGCAAGAAGTCGTCTG AACGCACTCGGGACAAGAAGCTGCGACAGAACCGCCAGCTGCGCAAGTCCATGCTCCCCAAGAACGCTCTGATGGCCCTCAACGAGGTTAAGGGCGTGACCATCAGCGATTTCACCATCGTCAGCAATACCGACGGGGGATTCACGGCCGTTGTCACTGTGAACTCCAATCAGTACGAGGGCAAGGGTACCTCAAAGATGACAGCCAAGAACGCGGCCTGCGAGAAGGCTTGGCGCGATTTTATAATTGCGAAGATGACGCCTAAGCCTCCCCGTATTCACCAGGTGGAGATAGGTGCGGAGCCAATAGACACTAAAGAGGATGAGGCCGATGCACCGGATGATGATCTGCCCATGTTGAATCTGGCTTCGTTTGCCATCTACAAGCTGTTCGCGGAGTGGGAGCGCGAGGGCTATGTCGTACCCGAGATGCACGCTTCGGCCAATGCTGCCCAGCCGGCCAGAGAGGATGCCGGAACTCCAGTTCCCGCCGCGCCAAAGGAGCTAAAGAAGCCGCCAGTGCGTACGGAGCTACCCTCTGGCTGGGAGACCATGCACCCGGCGACCATTCTTTGCATT ATGCGCCCGGAACTCAACTACGTGAACTACGGGTCATCTGGCGACAACGATACCAACGGCATGCAGCATCTGGGAATCACGGTGGACAACCAGGAATTCCACGCCCACGGCAGATCCAAGAAGATCGCCCGTCGCAACGTGGCCGTGAAAGTGTGCAACTCTCTATTCGGCACAAACTTCACCTACGACGACACCACTTAA
- the LOC117147765 gene encoding double-stranded RNA-specific editase 1-like isoform X3, translating to MPLQAANVQEQQSPPVASYPTPATPVAVQQPSTPVPVQVPNSSVQQENPDEDAIASKLPLPVIIKEEPISVEDEPSVDIIEDNTSASTSASGIGGKIPFKKIFQKRKKSSERTRDKKLRQNRQLRKSMLPKNALMALNEVKGVTISDFTIVSNTDGGFTAVVTVNSNQYEGKGTSKMTAKNAACEKAWRDFIIAKMTPKPPRIHQVEIGAEPIDTKEDEADAPDDDLPMLNLASFAIYKLFAEWEREGYVVPEMHASANAAQPAREDAGTPVPAAPKELKKPPVRTELPSGWETMHPATILCIMRPELNYVNYGSSGDNDTNGMQHLGITVDNQEFHAHGRSKKIARRNVAVKVCNSLFGTNFTYDDTT from the exons ATGCCGTTGCAGGCCGCCAATGTCCAGGAGCAGCAGTCTCCTCCGGTGGCTTCATATCCGACACCGGCCACTCCGGTGGCTGTTCAGCAGCCATCGACTCCTGTCCCCGTTCAAGTGCCGAACTCGTCCGTCCAGCAGGAAAATCCGGATGAGGACGCCATCGCCTCGAAGCTGCCCTTGCCAGTTATCATCAAGGAGGAGCCGATCTCTGTCGAAGATGAACCGTCCGTCGACATTATAGAGGACAATACCAGTGCCAGTACCAGTGCCAGCGGCATCGGGGGCAAGATCCCATTTAAAAAGATCTTCCAAAAGCGCAAGAAGTCGTCTG AACGCACTCGGGACAAGAAGCTGCGACAGAACCGCCAGCTGCGCAAGTCCATGCTCCCCAAGAACGCTCTGATGGCCCTCAACGAGGTTAAGGGCGTGACCATCAGCGATTTCACCATCGTCAGCAATACCGACGGGGGATTCACGGCCGTTGTCACTGTGAACTCCAATCAGTACGAGGGCAAGGGTACCTCAAAGATGACAGCCAAGAACGCGGCCTGCGAGAAGGCTTGGCGCGATTTTATAATTGCGAAGATGACGCCTAAGCCTCCCCGTATTCACCAGGTGGAGATAGGTGCGGAGCCAATAGACACTAAAGAGGATGAGGCCGATGCACCGGATGATGATCTGCCCATGTTGAATCTGGCTTCGTTTGCCATCTACAAGCTGTTCGCGGAGTGGGAGCGCGAGGGCTATGTCGTACCCGAGATGCACGCTTCGGCCAATGCTGCCCAGCCGGCCAGAGAGGATGCCGGAACTCCAGTTCCCGCCGCGCCAAAGGAGCTAAAGAAGCCGCCAGTGCGTACGGAGCTACCCTCTGGCTGGGAGACCATGCACCCGGCGACCATTCTTTGCATT ATGCGCCCGGAACTCAACTACGTGAACTACGGGTCATCTGGCGACAACGATACCAACGGCATGCAGCATCTGGGAATCACGGTGGACAACCAGGAATTCCACGCCCACGGCAGATCCAAGAAGATCGCCCGTCGCAACGTGGCCGTGAAAGTGTGCAACTCTCTATTCGGCACAAACTTCACCTACGACGACACCACTTAA
- the LOC117147765 gene encoding double-stranded RNA-specific editase 1-like isoform X1 encodes MVSVGQRVAFLSTHWTSPLPLLTNRLTLSQTQNPNATVKPLIQMPLQAANVQEQQSPPVASYPTPATPVAVQQPSTPVPVQVPNSSVQQENPDEDAIASKLPLPVIIKEEPISVEDEPSVDIIEDNTSASTSASGIGGKIPFKKIFQKRKKSSERTRDKKLRQNRQLRKSMLPKNALMALNEVKGVTISDFTIVSNTDGGFTAVVTVNSNQYEGKGTSKMTAKNAACEKAWRDFIIAKMTPKPPRIHQVEIGAEPIDTKEDEADAPDDDLPMLNLASFAIYKLFAEWEREGYVVPEMHASANAAQPAREDAGTPVPAAPKELKKPPVRTELPSGWETMHPATILCIMRPELNYVNYGSSGDNDTNGMQHLGITVDNQEFHAHGRSKKIARRNVAVKVCNSLFGTNFTYDDTT; translated from the exons ATGGTTTCCGTTGGCCAGCGAGTCGCTTTTCTGTCGACCCACTGGACCAGCCCGTTGCCTTTGCTAACTAATCGGTTAACTCTTTCGCAAACGCAGAATCCCAATGCCACCGTCAAGCCTTTGATCCAAATGCCGTTGCAGGCCGCCAATGTCCAGGAGCAGCAGTCTCCTCCGGTGGCTTCATATCCGACACCGGCCACTCCGGTGGCTGTTCAGCAGCCATCGACTCCTGTCCCCGTTCAAGTGCCGAACTCGTCCGTCCAGCAGGAAAATCCGGATGAGGACGCCATCGCCTCGAAGCTGCCCTTGCCAGTTATCATCAAGGAGGAGCCGATCTCTGTCGAAGATGAACCGTCCGTCGACATTATAGAGGACAATACCAGTGCCAGTACCAGTGCCAGCGGCATCGGGGGCAAGATCCCATTTAAAAAGATCTTCCAAAAGCGCAAGAAGTCGTCTG AACGCACTCGGGACAAGAAGCTGCGACAGAACCGCCAGCTGCGCAAGTCCATGCTCCCCAAGAACGCTCTGATGGCCCTCAACGAGGTTAAGGGCGTGACCATCAGCGATTTCACCATCGTCAGCAATACCGACGGGGGATTCACGGCCGTTGTCACTGTGAACTCCAATCAGTACGAGGGCAAGGGTACCTCAAAGATGACAGCCAAGAACGCGGCCTGCGAGAAGGCTTGGCGCGATTTTATAATTGCGAAGATGACGCCTAAGCCTCCCCGTATTCACCAGGTGGAGATAGGTGCGGAGCCAATAGACACTAAAGAGGATGAGGCCGATGCACCGGATGATGATCTGCCCATGTTGAATCTGGCTTCGTTTGCCATCTACAAGCTGTTCGCGGAGTGGGAGCGCGAGGGCTATGTCGTACCCGAGATGCACGCTTCGGCCAATGCTGCCCAGCCGGCCAGAGAGGATGCCGGAACTCCAGTTCCCGCCGCGCCAAAGGAGCTAAAGAAGCCGCCAGTGCGTACGGAGCTACCCTCTGGCTGGGAGACCATGCACCCGGCGACCATTCTTTGCATT ATGCGCCCGGAACTCAACTACGTGAACTACGGGTCATCTGGCGACAACGATACCAACGGCATGCAGCATCTGGGAATCACGGTGGACAACCAGGAATTCCACGCCCACGGCAGATCCAAGAAGATCGCCCGTCGCAACGTGGCCGTGAAAGTGTGCAACTCTCTATTCGGCACAAACTTCACCTACGACGACACCACTTAA